A genomic stretch from Microbacterium proteolyticum includes:
- a CDS encoding M28 family peptidase, with the protein MFHSRAPLRTGIAAVGAAALLAGLAVSQAGAATAATPSACGTLSAPSLPKMQACIAALDPVIHMKALQKIADENNGNRAATTSGYDASVAYVAGVLEKAGWDVSYDEFDFFVSPPPVLTQISPTEVDYESVAATGTGYGSVTADVVAVDTVLDPPRDPVTSGCEPEDFAAFPEGAIALVQRGTCTFRQKAVNAEAAGAEGVIIFNQGNTPEREPLFAGTLLGTPDDAPLTVPVVTVSFADGAALAAGTVASLTIEPPVNKPQVNVIAELPGKNADNVVMAGAHLDSVEEGPGINDNGSGSAALLSAAQALGNVTPENTLRFAWWGAEEAGLVGSSEYVDGLAPEELEKIALYLNFDMIASPNFIYTVYDADESSFAAPVEVPEGSEAIESLFASYFTALRLPYDDSEFSGRSDYQAFINNGIPSGGLFTGAEEIKTEQQAALWGGTAGESFDPNYHTPLDTLANYSKKSLYVNTGALATALLTYAYSTESVNGVAGKALPIPLPKPAPPAGTFVSGGGMSLPHTSEEF; encoded by the coding sequence ATGTTCCACTCCCGAGCTCCACTTCGCACCGGCATCGCCGCCGTCGGCGCCGCCGCTCTCCTCGCCGGGTTGGCGGTGTCGCAGGCGGGCGCGGCAACGGCCGCCACGCCCAGCGCCTGCGGAACCCTGTCCGCACCTTCGTTGCCGAAGATGCAGGCGTGTATCGCAGCGCTCGACCCTGTCATCCACATGAAGGCGCTCCAGAAGATCGCCGACGAGAACAACGGCAACCGTGCCGCGACGACGAGCGGCTATGACGCCAGCGTCGCCTACGTCGCCGGAGTCCTCGAGAAGGCGGGCTGGGACGTCTCCTACGACGAATTCGACTTCTTCGTCTCGCCGCCGCCGGTGTTGACGCAGATCTCGCCGACGGAGGTGGACTACGAGTCGGTCGCAGCCACCGGCACCGGCTACGGGTCCGTCACAGCCGACGTGGTCGCCGTGGACACCGTCCTCGATCCGCCGCGCGACCCCGTGACGAGCGGATGCGAGCCGGAGGACTTCGCCGCCTTCCCCGAAGGTGCGATCGCTCTCGTGCAGAGAGGCACGTGCACGTTCCGGCAGAAGGCGGTCAACGCCGAGGCCGCCGGAGCCGAGGGCGTCATCATCTTCAACCAGGGCAACACGCCCGAGCGCGAGCCTCTGTTCGCCGGCACGCTGCTCGGCACCCCCGACGACGCGCCGCTGACCGTCCCCGTCGTCACGGTGAGCTTCGCCGACGGCGCAGCGCTCGCCGCCGGCACCGTGGCTTCGCTGACCATCGAGCCTCCGGTCAACAAGCCCCAGGTGAACGTCATCGCGGAGCTGCCCGGAAAGAATGCCGACAATGTCGTCATGGCCGGCGCCCACCTCGACAGCGTCGAAGAAGGCCCGGGCATCAACGACAACGGCAGCGGTTCGGCCGCCCTCCTGTCGGCGGCGCAGGCGCTGGGCAATGTCACCCCGGAGAACACCCTGCGGTTCGCGTGGTGGGGAGCTGAGGAGGCCGGCCTCGTCGGCAGCTCCGAGTACGTCGACGGGCTCGCGCCCGAGGAGCTCGAGAAGATCGCGCTCTACCTGAACTTCGACATGATCGCGTCGCCGAACTTCATCTACACCGTGTACGACGCCGACGAGTCCTCGTTCGCGGCGCCCGTCGAGGTGCCGGAGGGATCGGAGGCGATCGAGTCCCTGTTCGCGAGCTACTTCACCGCCCTGCGGCTCCCGTACGACGACTCGGAGTTCAGCGGTCGCAGCGACTACCAGGCGTTCATCAACAACGGCATCCCCTCGGGCGGCCTGTTCACGGGCGCCGAAGAGATCAAGACCGAGCAGCAGGCTGCGCTGTGGGGCGGCACGGCGGGCGAGTCGTTCGACCCGAATTACCACACGCCGCTCGACACGCTCGCGAACTACTCCAAGAAGTCGTTGTACGTGAACACCGGAGCGCTCGCCACCGCGCTGCTGACCTACGCGTACTCGACCGAGTCGGTCAACGGTGTGGCGGGTAAGGCCCTGCCGATCCCGCTCCCGAAGCCGGCACCGCCCGCCGGCACCTTCGTCAGCGGAGGTGGCATGTCGCTCCCGCACACGTCGGAAGAGTTCTAA
- a CDS encoding YoaK family protein — protein sequence MQNVDRPALVLSSTLAAVAGFVDAVGFLDTGGIFVSFMSGNSTQAAVQVLGGDLSVVFVSAGIITAFVAGVAAGGIVSARTARQQAGVVAGTAVLVGLAAALAMGGDATLWRAGLLAVAMGALNTLFLADGRARVAITYSTGTLVSLGLGLASLVTGGSRTAWRRPLLLWSALVGGAVIGGLAHGLGRAPALAAAAAVLAAAAAVVAVRARRG from the coding sequence GTGCAAAACGTCGATCGACCCGCGCTCGTGCTGTCGTCCACGCTCGCCGCGGTGGCGGGATTCGTGGATGCCGTGGGCTTCCTCGACACGGGAGGCATCTTCGTCTCGTTCATGAGCGGGAACTCGACCCAGGCCGCCGTGCAGGTTCTCGGCGGCGACCTGTCGGTCGTGTTCGTCTCCGCCGGGATCATCACGGCGTTCGTCGCGGGTGTCGCCGCGGGCGGTATCGTCAGCGCACGTACGGCACGACAGCAAGCCGGCGTCGTCGCGGGCACAGCGGTTCTCGTGGGCCTGGCGGCCGCGCTGGCGATGGGCGGAGACGCGACGCTGTGGCGGGCCGGACTGCTGGCCGTGGCGATGGGGGCGCTGAACACGCTGTTCCTCGCAGACGGACGCGCCCGCGTCGCGATCACCTATTCCACCGGCACCCTCGTGAGCCTGGGTCTCGGTCTCGCCTCCCTCGTCACGGGCGGGTCGCGCACGGCGTGGCGGCGGCCCCTGCTGTTGTGGTCGGCGCTGGTCGGCGGCGCGGTGATCGGCGGCCTCGCCCACGGACTGGGCAGGGCCCCGGCGCTCGCCGCAGCCGCCGCGGTCCTCGCCGCGGCGGCTGCGGTGGTCGCGGTGCGCGCGCGGCGCGGCTGA
- a CDS encoding NADPH:quinone reductase, which translates to MQAITYSQTGDSSVLTLVERPLPEPGPGEVRVRIAVSGVNPTDWKAREGGRPFSWDEVTPNQDGAGTVDAVGDGVDDLSVGQRVWVYLAQHERPTGTAAEYAVIPASRAVPLAEDASFTLGASLGVPAMTAHRALTVHEHGPSRLAPGALQGRTVLVQGGAGAVGHAAIQLAVWAGATVIATVSSDEKEALARAAGAHHVVQYPSDALADGIRELAPNGVDHIVEVAIADNAALDVEVIANHGSIGYYADNGGDAFSAPVRASFAKNVRWQGLLLYTVGEEALAAAAEDVSVAVAAGALPVGEDAGLPLTWFGLADTAAAHDAVANGATGKVLIRVADED; encoded by the coding sequence ATGCAGGCGATCACGTACTCCCAGACCGGTGACTCCTCCGTCCTCACGCTCGTGGAGCGTCCTCTGCCCGAGCCGGGTCCCGGCGAGGTGCGGGTGCGCATCGCCGTGTCGGGGGTGAACCCGACCGACTGGAAGGCGCGCGAGGGCGGACGGCCCTTCTCGTGGGACGAGGTGACTCCGAACCAGGACGGCGCGGGAACAGTGGATGCCGTCGGCGACGGCGTCGACGATCTCTCGGTGGGCCAGCGAGTGTGGGTCTACCTCGCCCAGCACGAGCGCCCGACCGGCACGGCCGCCGAGTACGCCGTCATCCCGGCGTCTCGCGCCGTGCCGCTGGCCGAGGACGCCTCGTTCACCCTGGGCGCCAGCCTCGGCGTGCCCGCCATGACGGCGCACCGCGCGCTCACCGTGCACGAGCACGGACCGTCGCGACTCGCCCCGGGCGCGCTGCAGGGACGCACCGTCCTCGTGCAGGGAGGCGCCGGCGCCGTCGGGCACGCCGCCATTCAGCTCGCCGTGTGGGCCGGGGCCACGGTCATCGCCACCGTCAGCAGCGACGAGAAGGAGGCGCTGGCCCGCGCGGCCGGGGCCCATCACGTCGTGCAGTACCCGAGCGACGCCCTGGCCGATGGCATCCGCGAGCTCGCCCCGAACGGCGTCGACCACATCGTCGAGGTCGCCATCGCCGACAACGCCGCCCTCGACGTCGAGGTGATCGCCAACCACGGCTCGATCGGCTACTACGCCGACAACGGCGGCGATGCCTTCAGCGCTCCCGTCCGGGCGAGCTTCGCGAAGAACGTCCGCTGGCAGGGCCTTCTGCTCTACACCGTGGGGGAGGAGGCGCTCGCCGCCGCCGCGGAAGACGTCTCGGTGGCCGTCGCGGCCGGGGCCCTTCCCGTGGGAGAGGATGCCGGGCTGCCGCTGACGTGGTTCGGCTTGGCCGACACCGCGGCCGCGCATGACGCCGTCGCGAACGGTGCGACGGGCAAGGTGCTCATCCGCGTCGCCGACGAGGACTGA
- a CDS encoding amidohydrolase, which yields MSALIIGNAVVFSDGRVQDADTIGILDGTIVAVGTAASVRDAVGRGADELDARGGLVTPGFVDAHVHLGVGAMDALRCDLSGAASLDEIDARVRAFAADSPAPWIVGGGWDPTLFPATGPSATHLDALVPDRPALLLDADHHGAWANSAALAAAGLDASTPDPADGRIERDADGRPSGALREGAMQLVARLLPAPATADVARGILHLSRDLLRAGITGWQEAALGAYGGFPDFTDAYLELLRHGTLVGRATGAIWVPRDLTLDGVDAFVAHAVERSRVNAAEGLPSATAKLMLDGIVETRTAHLLEPYGGSDSRGLSYFSPALVQRLLPALNAAGIAVHVHAIGDAAVRDALDGFAHVPAVDRARVRNHLAHIQLIHPDDVARFAALQVTANAQPFWACATALTRQATLPVIGEHRRDELYVFGSLHRAGAALAMGSDWPVSSYDPWQGVHVAVTRRPPSEPDADPLGAGEALGLATALDAYTRGSSDLLGLGGGAIAPGRAADLAVADRDPFAAPASGIHETRNVATIVAGAVVDA from the coding sequence GTGAGCGCTCTGATCATCGGCAACGCGGTCGTCTTCTCGGACGGACGGGTCCAGGATGCCGACACCATCGGCATCCTGGACGGGACCATCGTGGCGGTCGGCACCGCCGCCTCCGTGCGGGATGCCGTGGGCCGGGGAGCCGACGAGCTCGACGCGCGCGGAGGCCTGGTCACTCCCGGTTTCGTCGACGCCCACGTGCACCTCGGTGTCGGAGCGATGGACGCGCTGCGCTGCGACCTGTCGGGGGCGGCATCCCTCGACGAGATCGACGCGCGCGTGCGGGCCTTCGCCGCGGACTCCCCCGCGCCGTGGATCGTCGGGGGCGGCTGGGATCCGACGCTTTTCCCGGCCACCGGTCCCTCCGCCACCCATCTCGACGCCCTCGTGCCCGACAGGCCCGCGTTGCTGCTCGACGCCGACCACCACGGCGCGTGGGCGAATTCGGCGGCGCTGGCGGCGGCGGGACTCGACGCCTCGACACCCGACCCCGCCGACGGCCGGATCGAGAGGGATGCCGACGGCCGACCGAGCGGCGCCCTGCGGGAGGGGGCGATGCAGCTCGTCGCCCGGTTGCTCCCCGCCCCCGCGACGGCCGATGTGGCCCGCGGCATCCTGCACCTGTCCCGGGATCTGCTGCGCGCCGGGATCACGGGATGGCAGGAAGCGGCGCTCGGCGCCTACGGCGGGTTCCCCGACTTCACCGACGCGTATCTCGAGCTCCTCCGGCACGGCACCCTGGTCGGACGCGCGACCGGTGCGATCTGGGTGCCCCGTGACCTCACCCTCGACGGTGTCGATGCGTTCGTGGCCCACGCCGTCGAGCGGTCGCGCGTCAACGCTGCAGAGGGCCTCCCGAGCGCGACGGCGAAGCTCATGCTCGACGGAATCGTCGAGACGCGGACCGCCCACCTCCTCGAGCCGTACGGCGGCAGCGACTCGCGCGGGCTGTCGTACTTCTCCCCCGCGCTCGTGCAACGGCTCCTGCCGGCGCTCAACGCGGCCGGCATCGCGGTGCACGTGCACGCCATCGGCGACGCGGCCGTTCGCGACGCGCTCGACGGGTTCGCCCACGTGCCAGCCGTCGACCGGGCGCGAGTGCGCAATCACCTCGCGCACATCCAGCTCATCCACCCCGACGACGTCGCCCGCTTCGCCGCACTCCAGGTCACCGCGAATGCGCAGCCGTTCTGGGCCTGTGCGACCGCTCTCACCCGGCAGGCGACGCTCCCCGTCATCGGTGAGCACCGGCGCGACGAGCTCTACGTGTTCGGCTCGCTGCACCGGGCGGGCGCTGCGCTGGCGATGGGGTCGGACTGGCCCGTGTCGAGTTACGACCCCTGGCAGGGCGTGCACGTCGCCGTCACCCGCCGCCCGCCGAGCGAACCGGATGCCGACCCGCTCGGCGCCGGCGAAGCGCTCGGACTCGCGACGGCGCTCGACGCGTACACCCGCGGCTCGTCCGACCTGCTCGGGCTCGGCGGTGGGGCGATCGCCCCGGGCCGGGCGGCCGACCTCGCCGTCGCCGACCGCGATCCGTTCGCCGCGCCGGCTTCCGGCATCCACGAGACCCGGAACGTCGCGACGATTGTGGCCGGTGCCGTGGTCGACGCTTGA
- a CDS encoding DedA family protein, producing the protein MIHTTAALLPWLDPATIITNSQPWALLVVCFIIFAETGLLIGFLLPGDTLLIMAGLLSHSTPAAPNGVFGLNAWWVALAIGVAAFVGGEVGYYIGHKAGPSIFERKDSGIFSRKNVERTNAFFERFGGLTVILARFVPVVRTFAPIAAGVGHMPWRKYTLYNFIGAVIWGIGLTMFGYAVGYIPIVRDIVTEYIDVILLAAVAGTVLFIAIHYFRERAAAKREGAVTRAEAESLALDPKTLEDGDQPAR; encoded by the coding sequence GTGATCCACACCACCGCCGCACTGCTCCCGTGGCTCGACCCCGCGACGATCATCACCAACTCGCAGCCGTGGGCGCTCCTGGTGGTCTGCTTCATCATCTTCGCCGAGACCGGGCTGCTCATCGGCTTCCTCCTGCCGGGCGACACGCTGCTGATCATGGCGGGTCTGCTCTCGCACTCGACGCCCGCCGCCCCCAACGGCGTGTTCGGCCTCAACGCGTGGTGGGTGGCCCTCGCCATCGGCGTCGCGGCGTTCGTCGGCGGTGAGGTCGGGTACTACATCGGCCACAAGGCCGGTCCGTCGATCTTCGAGCGGAAAGACTCCGGCATCTTCAGCCGCAAGAACGTCGAGCGCACGAACGCGTTCTTCGAGCGGTTCGGCGGTCTCACCGTCATCCTCGCCCGCTTCGTCCCCGTCGTGCGCACCTTCGCGCCCATCGCCGCCGGCGTCGGGCACATGCCGTGGCGCAAATACACGCTCTACAACTTCATCGGTGCCGTCATCTGGGGCATCGGCCTGACGATGTTCGGATACGCCGTGGGGTACATCCCGATCGTCCGCGACATCGTGACGGAATACATCGACGTCATCCTGCTCGCCGCCGTCGCGGGCACCGTGCTCTTCATCGCCATCCACTACTTCCGCGAGCGCGCCGCCGCCAAGCGCGAGGGCGCCGTGACGCGCGCGGAGGCCGAGTCGCTCGCGCTCGACCCGAAGACCCTCGAAGACGGCGACCAGCCGGCGCGCTGA
- the ku gene encoding non-homologous end joining protein Ku, whose protein sequence is MRSIWKGALTFGLVNVPVKVYSATEDHDVSLHQVHNKDGGRIRYQRICEIDGEVVPYSDIDKAYDDGEQTVVLTKDDLASLPSERSREIEVVEFVPSDQVDLLTLDKAYYLEPDSSSPKAYVLLRKTLEQTDRTAIVRFSLRQKTRLAALRVRGDVLVLQTLLWADEVREAAFPALDERVRISAKELEMSASLVDSFSKDFDPEEFTDEYQVELRTLIDAKLEQGDALDTDATFGKAEDDDGGEVIDLMEALRASVERSRAARAEKDTPAKKAPAKKKSSKAS, encoded by the coding sequence ATGCGATCGATCTGGAAAGGCGCCCTGACCTTCGGCCTCGTGAACGTGCCGGTCAAGGTCTACTCCGCCACGGAAGACCACGACGTCTCGCTGCACCAGGTGCACAACAAGGACGGCGGGCGCATCCGGTACCAGCGCATCTGCGAGATCGACGGCGAGGTCGTGCCGTACAGCGACATCGACAAGGCGTACGACGATGGTGAGCAGACGGTCGTGCTGACCAAGGACGACCTCGCGTCACTGCCGAGCGAGCGCAGCCGCGAGATCGAGGTCGTCGAGTTCGTGCCCAGCGACCAGGTCGACCTGCTCACCCTCGACAAGGCGTACTACCTCGAGCCCGACTCGTCGTCGCCGAAGGCCTATGTGCTGCTGCGCAAGACGCTCGAGCAGACCGACCGCACCGCCATCGTCCGCTTCTCACTGCGGCAGAAGACGCGGCTCGCAGCCCTCCGGGTGCGCGGTGATGTGCTCGTGCTGCAGACGCTGCTGTGGGCCGATGAGGTGCGCGAGGCGGCCTTCCCGGCGCTCGACGAAAGGGTGCGGATCTCGGCGAAGGAGCTCGAGATGTCGGCATCCCTCGTCGACAGCTTCTCGAAGGACTTCGACCCCGAAGAGTTCACCGACGAGTATCAGGTAGAGCTGCGCACTCTCATCGACGCGAAGCTCGAGCAGGGTGACGCTCTCGACACGGATGCCACCTTCGGCAAGGCCGAGGACGACGACGGCGGCGAGGTCATCGACCTGATGGAGGCGCTGCGCGCGAGCGTCGAACGCTCCCGGGCGGCACGGGCCGAGAAGGACACTCCGGCGAAGAAGGCGCCCGCGAAGAAGAAGAGTTCGAAGGCGTCTTGA